Below is a genomic region from Mesorhizobium sp..
CGGCTCGGCATCTCGCTGGCGCTCGCCACGATCGGCGGTGTCGGCATGTGGGCGATCGTCGTGGTGCTGCCGGCCGCGCAGGCGGAGTTCGGCGCCGGACGCGGGGAGGCGTCGCTCGCCTATACGGCGACCATGCTCGGCTTCGCGTTCGGCAATGTCGTGATCGGGCGGCTGATCGACCGGATGGGGTTCCGGCTGCCGGCGCTGGTGTCGGCGTTGCTGATGGGCTGCGGTTTCCTTCTTGCCTCCCTGGCGCCGTCCGTCCTGCTTTTGGCCCTGGCGCAGGGACTGCTGATCGGGGCGGGATCGTCGTCGACCTTCGGGCCGCTGATCGCCGACATTTCGCACTGGTTCGACCGGCGGCGCGGCATCGCGGTGGCGGTGGCGGCCTGCGGCAATTATTTCGCCGGCGCGCTGTGGCCGATGGCGATGCAGCCGCTGCTTTCCGCCTATGGCTGGCGCGGGACTTATCTCGTCATCGGCATCGTCTGCCTCGTGACGATGATCCCGCTGGCGGCGATGCTCGGCCGCCGGCCGCCCTATCAGACCGGCGGCGTGGTGCGCACGCCGGTGGTGAAGGACATCGGGCTGTCGCCGGCTGCGATCCAGGCGCTGCTCGTCGTTGCCGGGCTCGCCTGCTGCGTGGCGATGTCGATGCCGCAGGTGCACATTGTCGCCTATTGCGCCGACCTCGGCTACGGCGTGGCGCGCGGCGCGGAAATGCTGTCGCTGATGCTGGCGACGGGCGTGATCAGCCGCCTCGTGTCAGGGTTTCTCGCCGACCGGATCGGCGGCATCCCGACATTGCTGATCGGCTCGGTGCTGCAGGGCCTGTCGCTCCTGTTCTAC
It encodes:
- a CDS encoding MFS transporter, whose amino-acid sequence is MNEAVRIDRYAPDGAYAWTRLGISLALATIGGVGMWAIVVVLPAAQAEFGAGRGEASLAYTATMLGFAFGNVVIGRLIDRMGFRLPALVSALLMGCGFLLASLAPSVLLLALAQGLLIGAGSSSTFGPLIADISHWFDRRRGIAVAVAACGNYFAGALWPMAMQPLLSAYGWRGTYLVIGIVCLVTMIPLAAMLGRRPPYQTGGVVRTPVVKDIGLSPAAIQALLVVAGLACCVAMSMPQVHIVAYCADLGYGVARGAEMLSLMLATGVISRLVSGFLADRIGGIPTLLIGSVLQGLSLLFYIPFDGLASLYVVSAMFGLAQGGIVPSYAIIVREYMPAKEAGQRVGIVIMATILGMALGGWMSGWIYDQTGSYAAAFLNGIAWNLLNVSVMTLLLWRSMRGRPAAA